In Silene latifolia isolate original U9 population chromosome 3, ASM4854445v1, whole genome shotgun sequence, a single window of DNA contains:
- the LOC141647190 gene encoding ras-related protein RABA5a-like, producing the protein MAFYSEEQSSEDYLFKIVLIGDSAVGKSNLLVRFARDEFYPNSKSTIGVEFQTQKVEINGKEIKAQIWDTAGQERFRAVTSAYYRGAVGALVVYDISRRRTFDSVGRWLNELNTHSDMNVVTILVGNKSDLNDAREVSTAEGKALAETQGLFFIETSALDSSNVAVAFQTVVKEIYDILSRKVMQSDELKKSDSSSLINGKTVVLQEGEISDVKHPRKGGCCS; encoded by the exons ATGGCTTTTTATTCAGAGGAACAAAGTTCTGAGGATTACCTTTTTAAGATTGTTTTAATTGGAGATTCTGCTGTTGGCAAGTCTAATCTGCTTGTGAGATTCGCAAGGGATGAGTTTTACCCAAATTCAAAGTCCACGATAGGTGTTGAGTTCCAAACACAAAAGGTAGAAATTAATGGAAAGGAAATCAAAGCACAAATCTGGGACACTGCTGGTCAAGAGAGGTTTAGAGCAGTTACATCAGCATACTACAGAGGTGCTGTCGGGGCTCTTGTTGTGTATGATATCAGTAGGCGGAGAACATTTGATAGTGTTGGAAGATGGCTCAACGAACTCAACA CACATTCCGACATGAACGTGGTAACAATACTCGTTGGGAACAAATCCGACCTGAACGATGCTAGGGAGGTGTCAACAGCCGAAGGAAAGGCTTTAGCAGAAACACAAGGCCTGTTCTTCATCGAGACTTCTGCTTTAGATTCATCTAACGTTGCCGTTGCTTTCCAGACCGTCGTTAAAGAGATTTATGACATATTAAGCCGTAAAGTTATGCAATCTGACGAACTAAAGAAGAGTGACTCGTCATCATTGATTAACGGGAAGACTGTAGTATTACAAGAAGGTGAAATTAGTGATGTTAAGCATCCGAGAAAAGGTGGTTGTTGTAGTTAG